A genomic stretch from Papio anubis isolate 15944 chromosome 18, Panubis1.0, whole genome shotgun sequence includes:
- the ITPRIPL2 gene encoding inositol 1,4,5-trisphosphate receptor-interacting protein-like 2 — translation MSVHYTLNLRVFWPLVTGLCTALVCLYHVLRGSGGARAEPPDGVDGGFPLLKVAVLLLLSYVLLRCRHAVRQRFLPGSPRLGGHAAFSSRHFREPGLSILLESYYEHEVRLSPHVLGHSKAHVSRIVGELVRAGRARGSPGLIPGGALALAFRGDFIQVGSAYEQHKIRRPDSFDVLVPLRLPPLVALEPRSLGEEPVLAPAFRGCFVCALKAPPSPLGASGGHWLRDCKPFADAFCVDVRGRRHLSATLVLRWFQSHLQRSLATVRYSLEGRCRVTLTPGGLEQPPTLHILPCRTDYGCCRLSMAVRLIPAVHLGDGVFLVAPPPPPLPSAPLLELPEGLRAEALWGVNTARQEQKLLSWLQERAAPGACYLKCLQLLKALRDLGARGLDSAAATQWGRILSSYVLKTVLLAVLLRKGAPGQGWDEEHLGKCLEELVQFLRDCLLRRHTLFHCVLGPGGAAAEVGPLPKALREAAPVDLLAAFDGQARELAAARLLSTWQRLPQLLRAYGGPRYLARCPPPRSQRTQGFLEGEP, via the coding sequence ATGTCGGTGCACTACACCCTCAATCTACGCGTCTTCTGGCCCCTGGTGACCGGCCTGTGCACCGCCCTGGTGTGCCTCTACCATGTCCTGCGGGGAAGCGGGGGCGCCCGGGCTGAGCCCCCCGACGGCGTGGACGGCGGCTTCCCGCTGCTCAAGGTGGCCGTCCTGCTCCTCCTCAGCTACGTCCTCCTGCGCTGTCGCCACGCTGTCCGGCAGCGCTTCCTGCCCGGGTCTCCCCGTCTGGGGGGTCACGCCGCCTTCTCCTCGAGACACTTCCGAGAGCCGGGCCTCAGCATCCTGCTGGAGAGTTACTACGAGCACGAGGTGCGTCTGTCTCCGCACGTGTTGGGCCACAGCAAGGCGCACGTGAGCCGGATCGTGGGCGAGCTGGTGCGGGCTGGCCGCGCCCGGGGGTCCCCCGGTCTCATTCCCGGGGGAGCGCTGGCCTTGGCCTTCCGCGGAGACTTCATCCAGGTGGGCAGCGCCTACGAGCAGCATAAAATCCGCCGGCCCGACAGCTTCGACGTGCTGGTGCCACTGCGCCTGCCGCCGCTTGTGGCGCTGGAGCCACGGAGCCTGGGCGAGGAGCCAGTGCTGGCCCCAGCCTTCCGCGGCTGCTTCGTGTGCGCCCTCAAGGCACCACCCTCACCATTGGGGGCCTCGGGGGGCCACTGGCTTCGGGACTGCAAACCCTTTGCTGATGCCTTCTGCGTGGATGTGCGCGGGCGGCGTCACCTCTCTGCTACTTTGGTGCTGCGCTGGTTCCAGTCGCATCTGCAGCGCTCCTTGGCCACTGTGCGTTACAGCCTGGAGGGGCGCTGTCGGGTCACCTTGACCCCAGGTGGCCTGGAACAGCCCCCCACCTTACACATCCTGCCCTGCCGCACTGACTACGGCTGCTGTCGCCTTTCCATGGCTGTGCGTCTCATCCCCGCAGTCCATCTGGGAGATGGGGTCTTCCTTGTGGCGCCACCACCGCCACCCCTGCCCAGCGCGCCCCTGTTGGAGCTCCCTGAGGGCCTGCGCGCGGAGGCACTGTGGGGTGTGAACACAGCACGCCAGGAGCAGAAGCTGCTGAGTTGGCTGCAGGAacgggcagctccaggtgcctgCTACCTCAAGTGCCTGCAGTTGCTTAAGGCTCTGCGAGATCTGGGCGCCCGTGGGCTGGACTCAGCGGCTGCCACCCAGTGGGGACGCATCCTGTCCTCATATGTGCTCAAGACAGTGCTGCTGGCAGTGCTGCTGCGCAAGGGGGCCCCTGGGCAAGGCTGGGATGAGGAGCACCTGGGAAAGTGTTTGGAGGAGTTGGTGCAGTTCCTTAGGGACTGCCTGCTGCGACGCCATACGCTCTTCCACTGCGTCCTGGGCCCTGGTGGGGCGGCTGCTGAGGTGGGTCCCCTGCCCAAGGCACTGCGGGAAGCCGCCCCAGTTGACCTCCTGGCCGCTTTCGACGGGCAGGCCCGGGAACTTGCAGCGGCGCGTTTGCTGTCCACGTGGCAAAGGCTGCCCCAGCTTCTCCGGGCCTACGGGGGTCCCCGCTACCTTGCCAGGTGCCCCCCGCCCCGGAGTCAGCGCACCCAGGGCTTCCTTGAAGGTGAACCGTAA